One Nostoc sp. CENA543 genomic window, CATAAATTAAGCTGCTTATTAAATGTCAATTCATGGGAATTTGTGTAAAGTATAAATCCCCAAAATGAAAGCTTTGGGGATTTTCAAGATTCAATAATCATCTTAACGAGATTCTGTCCCTTGATTGGGAAGACCAGGAACTGTAACAGTACCTCCAGCCGCTTCCGGTTCAGCACCCGGACGAGTTTCTGTACCTGATTCTTGACCAGTCATCCGATATCTTTCATCAAGCGGAGTATCCCCTTCTTCTGTAGTTGGCACAGTTGTTTGAGTCCCAGGATTATCTTCTGGGTCATATTTATTTTCATCTTGGCGATTATCGGGAGGTGTTTTTGATGTCATATATTTGCACCTTTTAATCCAGTTATTCTCTAATGATAGTGTTGATTTTCTAATAACTTTACTATCCATAGATAGAACTATTTCTATAACTAACTCAGAAAAAAATCACTGTGGATGATATCAATTGCTTTCGCACAGAAGTAATTTTAAGAGTTAGTAATAGTCTGCGGTGTCCAAGTAGGGCCTTGGCAACGTGGCCCCTTTGGTGTCCAACTAAGTTTATCTAAACAAATTTGTCGTTTATCCATGTTTTGTGTCCAAGCATGGTAAACAACATACTCAGTTTGAGCATCTGGCCCAAGCACAATAGAGTTATGTCCTGGCCCTCTGACAAAATTAGGCACAGACTTTAACACCCGTGGCCCGGTTTCGTTACCAGCATCAGAGTAAGACCCCATCACATGATCAGCGACACCATAATCTACACCATAGTCTTCAGTTTCCCAGCGTCCACCACTATAAAAGCAGTAGTATTTACCTTCATGCTTACGAACACAAGGGCCTTCTAAAGTGTGCCAATCATAGATTTCACCGTACATTAAACGCTTGGCTAAAAATCTTTGCCAATCGGAACGCGCCCGTAAAACGACCTTTCCCTCTCCAGCCAGTTTGGTCATCGTTTGGAGTCGGTCTACAAACAAAGCTGTACCAACACGCACACCGCCTTCTGTATCCAAAAAGTCACGAGCGTAAAATAGATACCACTGTCCATCATCATCACAAAATGGATGCGGATCAATCGCAAAGGGACAAGTATTTAAGTCTGTAAGTCCTTCGCCAATATCTTGATAAGAACCCAAAGGAGTCTCACTTGTAGCTACTCGCAATTGATGATTTTTATCTTCATGTCCGACAGAGTAGTAGAGATAAAAAATTCCATTATTGTAAGCAACTTCAGGGGCCCAATAATTATTGCCGAGGGCTGAGTCTGGTCGCAACAGTGCGTGATCAACAAAATGCCAATTGACAAAATCGAAGGAACGTAACAGAGGAAATACACGTGATTGTTTTGTTCCTTCTGCCTCTGCTGCACCAGTGCCGATCGCATAATATACGCCTTCGTGTTGCCAAACAAAGGGATCAGCAAAATAACCTTGATAAATGGGATTAGTGTATTCCATAGTTAATAGTCATTAGTCATTAGTCATTAGTCATTAGTCATTAGTCATTAGTCATTAGCCATTAATAACTAATGCCGTGTGCAACTTTATCTCAAACTTAACCCCCAACCCCTTCCCTACGTTCGCGCAGCGTGTCGTTCGCGTTAGCGTTGCGTAGCAAAGACAGGGAAGGGGAGTTAAGATTCAAAGCCTCTCTCCGTTTCGGGGAGCCAGTGCGTTGCGGGGGTTCCCCCCGTTGTAGCAACTGGCGTGAGAGGTTTGGAGAGGGGTTTTTCCCAACTATCGAATTCACGTTAACTAATGACCAATTACTAATACTTGAAATTGATATAAGTTTCGACTTTTTCTTTAGACAATTGCTCTACAACTTCGCACCGTAGCATCTGCCTCAGTTCTGCTGGGAGACTATCATAATAGTCTCGTGGCAGAGTTAAATCTACCTTTGGTGTATGTAACCAGTGCATAGCGTAACCCATGACTACCATAGGTCTAGGCTGGTTTGTCCGATTTGGTGAACCTCGGTGTAGTGCTAAAGGCGATCGCACCATCACATCTCCAGGCTGCATATAAAATGATTCCATCGGAATTTCACCCGTAGCAATCTTTTGTAGTCCTTCTTCTCTTGGTAAAAGATGAGTTCCCCTCGCCATTTGAAACGGGCCGTTGTCTGGGGTAACTTCCACCAAGGGAAAGTTAACTGCTAGGGCGTAAAGTGGTGTAACTATGCGATCGCCTACGGCGGGGCTTAGCCCATCGCTAAATAATGGGCGAAAGTCCCGATGAATTTCTTGATAATCTGAACCCTGGAATGGAACATCAACCCCCAACTGCACCATGACGTATTCTTGATAAAAGACGCGCTCAAGAATACCCATAATGACTGGGTTTGCAAAAACCAACTCATTTGCAAATGGGTAAACCCAAGGCAAAGTGAGATAATAGCGGGAGGTTTCACGAGGAGCTAAACCACCTGGTTGATTTTGGCGATCGTGAAATAACTTTTCAAACGCTTCTAACCACTCATCAATCAATTTTTGCTCAAAAAGATTACGAATTACACAAATTCCGTCTTGATTCAATTCTTGAGCAAATCTATCTAGGTCGGTAGCTGAATATTTAGCTATACCGCCTATACTTTGCACCATTTCTCTTAACCTCTTGCATTAATAACTTGAGAGCCAAATTTAAATCAGACTCTGACAACAGTTTTTTGTAATTGCTAGTCGATAATAGCGTATTATATTGATATTTGTTTTATTGATTTTTATAAAATTTACTGTTAGTAATATAAGAAATAAGCGAACTCATGTATTAGTAAGTTCAACTATAAGGATACTGGCAAATAAGTAGATAAATAGCTACAAATAGCTATCATGCTGTGAAATAAAGATTAGAAAATATAATTTAATTTTGTTTCTATCTGCCTTACTTCAACCGCACACCTACACTATCATTCGGTACAGAAGGCCATCTCACGGTCACAATCGTACAGTCAGACTGAGCAGTCCAACAATGCGGCACACCTTCACACCACAACACATAATCACCTTCACGAGATAAGGTAATCTCTCTATCCTCAAATTGCAGACAAAATTTACCATTAATCAAGATAGAAAGTGTAGCAGCTTGATTATTTACTGCCCACTCAGTTCTACTTTCGCCTGCTTGATGCACACCCCACTTAATTTCTAGTGCTGTAGTTGAACGCGGATCATCATCTGGAGTGATGAAGTGTCCCATAAACCAACCCCAACGATTTGCACCTTCGCTGACAGCATTGCCAAAAATAACATTAGGCTGCATTATGCACCTCGAAGTTAGGTACTAAAATTTGTCCTGCATAACCTGCATTGTTGTACTGCTTGAGGACTTGAGAAGCGATGTTTTTTTCTTGCCCTAAAGCTACCAACGCCACACAAGCACCCCCAAAACCTGCACCTGTCAGCCTTGCACCAAATACACCTGGGGTTTTCTGTAAAATTTCTACCAATGTATCCAATGCTGGTACAGAGACTTCATAATCATCCCGCAAACTAGCGTGAGATGCGTTCATCAACTCACCAAAACGCTCAGGTGTGACTCCCTGCAAAACTTCTAAAACACGGTTATCTTCTGTCACCACATGACGCGCGCGACGGTTTAATGGTTCTGGCAGTTTTTCTGTCACCTGAACTTCAGTAATATCTCGTAGTGCTTTGACTCCCAATAAATGCGCCGCTTCCTGACACTCAGCACGACGTTGGTTATATCCGCTAGTTGCTAGGGTGCGCGGTACACCACTATCTATAACTAAAATTGTTGTGCCTTCGGGGAAAGGAAGAACTCGACGTTCTAGTGTTCGAGTATCTAAAAACAGAATATGCTCAGTATCAGCAAGACTGGAAGCCATTTGATCCATGATGCCGCATTGTACGCCTGCATAGTGAATTTCTGCTTGTTGGGCAAGTCGAGCAATTTCGACATCATCGATTGGTAAGTCTAATAATTGGCGAATTGCTCGCAGTGTTGCTACTTCTAAAGCCGCACTACTAGATAAACCAGCACCCATAGGCACTGAGGATTGGACATACATATTCAGCGAAGGAATCGTATATCCGGCTTGTTTTAAGACTTCAATACAGCCAAAAATATAACTGGCAAATCCAGAAGGCGTGTGATGACTATCTAAAATACTCACACGCTCTTGCAGATTTTCTGAATAAAACTGGTGTTCTCCTTCATCACTCAAACCAAGCTGTACCGTTGTCTGTTGCGGAATTGCTGTTGGTAAGACAAAACCATCGTTATAGTCTGTATGTTCGCCCAGTAAATTAACTCTTCCTGATGCACTCGCTTGAGTCTGAGGTATTTGATGAAATATTTGTGGAAAAGTCATAATTGTTAGTAAATTTCTCAGTCATTTCTCTAAGGGTACAGGGCGTAATCTTCCTTCTACCTCCACACTAGGGAAGTTTGGATCAAAAGTGAGATTTTCTAATTTCCCATCCTTGAGAATGACAAAAGTATCTTCAACCTTCGCACCTGTTAAACTAGGATTCCAGGCGATCGCCATATTTTCTGTTAAAAAGTCGGTTGTTGTGGGATTAGCAACAATCTCTCTGGCTAAATAGCCTGTAGTTCCTCCCTGATGATGTTCACGGATAGCATGAGGAAAACCATGTTGTTCATACGCTTGCGCTAAAGCATAATAAACTGCATCCAGCGTCATTCCAGGTAGAGATGCTGAGAGTGCTTTGGCTTCTATTTCGCAGACATGACGATGTAATTCAGTTTCATCATCTGTTAGGCTACCAAAACAAACAAATCTAGTCAGATTAGCATACAATCCATAGCCTCTAGCGCAAAATACCAGCATTGCTTGTCTTCCTATCTTTTCCGCCGTCGGTGTAGCATGACGGTATAGGGGTAAACGCCTCTCACCAGCTACCAATGTCAAAGCCGGATGTAAACCTCTCGACCACAACGCTTCCGCACCTGCACCCGCTAACTGATATTCTGTCCAAGTAGGTTGGGCAGCTTGTAGCACTTCTGTCATCGCTGCGCTGGCTTGTTGTCCGACGTGGCGATATCTGTCTAACTCAGTGGGCAATAATACCCATTTATGTTGTTGTAGAGATTTGGGTATTGGTTGTTCTAAAGGAGAAAGAGGGCGTACGCGCTTCGCGTTGTCGCAGACATCGCTGATCACTTTTCCCCCATCTGTAGCCTCACGGACAAAAGCTTCACGAGCCGTAGCATCAGCCCAAGGGTTAATATATAGCTTAAAATTACTGGGTAGTTCCTCATCTTTGAGACGTTGCGCTTCAATTTCATCCGTTAATACCCACGCATCTTGCCCAGTTACTAATAATTCTGCAACGCCAGTTTCAGCAGTCAGCAGTACGGTATTAGAAGCACCAGCAGTTGCCCAAGCAAACCAATCTGTACCACGCAGACGCACACCCCCAACCTCAGTTTGAGAGATGGTTTCTCTGATGAATCGCAGTTTCGTCGAGACTTCTTCGCTCATAGGAAGAACACAGATAGATACAGTTAATTATCAAATTCATCTGTGTCTTTCTGCGTCTGTCTGAGGTTGAGCGATCGCACGTTCTGGAGTAATAACTGGATGGAAAAAACTAGTTTGAGTCTGCCATTAGAGTTCTTTATCTATACAGAACCACAACTCGCAATACTTTTAGACTTTTCAGGTGGCGTAAAGTTAATTAATTGGGGCAAAAACCTCTACCTTAAATCTTTATCCCAGTTTTACCCCAGTAATTTCCTCAAAATACCCAAAATAACCTCAAAAATTGTTAAAGCTGTGAAAACAAGAGCTTTAACTTCCAACAAAAAAGGGCTTGTAAGCCCTGTCAATACTTATATTTTCTTAATGTACAAAGTACAAGGCGACACCCGGATTTGAACCGGGGGATAAAGGTTTTGCAGACCGGCACTGCTGAGGCTTAGGCGGCTCAAATGCCCATATTGTCGGCAAATACAGATAAACACCCATTGACTTTGGCTATCACATTGGCTATCATTTGGGGATAAAGGTTTTGGATAGCCAAATGAATACCGCTAAGAAACCCAGAGGTAGTGTAGGGGTTGAGGAATACAGAGGTAAGCTGAGACTCAGATTACCTAGAGTAGTCACCCAGGCAGGTCAGAATAGATATCTGAATACTGGGTTAGATGCCAATGAGATTAATAGGCGCAGGGTAGCCGCAGTAGCTAGCTGGATAGAGGAAGAAATACTCACAGGGAATCTTGACCCGACATTAGACCGCTATAGTGAAAAGTTGGAGACTTACAGGCAGCCTCAGTTAACCCTAGTGAAGCCTAAGACCCCCCAGACTGACCTAATGGAACTCTGGGATAGGTACTGTGAGTTTATGAAACCTCAGCTAGCCTCTACTACATACCTAAAGGACTATGTGAGGAAATACAGAAACCACATCAAGTCCCTACCCACCAAAGACATAACCCAGGCGATCGCCATTAGAGATTACTTGTTAACTGAGTTATCACCTAATGCAGCTAAGAGAGTCTTAACCTACCTGTCAGCCTGCTGTAAATGGGCTGTAGGTTCAGGACTGCTAAAGGATAACCCATTTGTAGGGATGTCAGAGGATATTAAGCTACCTAGACATGATCGGGATGCCATAGACCCTTTCAGCCGAGATGAGATGAATACCATCATCAAGGCATTTGAGGATACTAGAACCCACTATGCGCCTTTTGTTAAGTTCTTGTTCTGGACTGGTTGCCGGACTGGGGAAGCGATCGCGCTTCAGTGGAAGCATATAAACCCTGAGTGTACCCAGATAACCTTTGCTGAGTCCTATGACAGCCAGCTAGATATTAGAAAGACTACCAAGACAGGTAAAACAAGGAAGTTCCCATGTAGCAGCCAAGTTAGGGAACTATTACTAAATATCAGACCCTCTGACCCAGACTTAGAGAGTTTAGTATTCACTAGTCCCACAGGTGGCATTATCAATAACACTAGATTCTCTAATCAAGTCTGGAAAGGTGGCAAGATGGGCAATAAGAACTACAGAGGGGTCATCCAACAGCTAATGAATGAGGGTAAGATTAACCGCTACAGATGCCTGTATAACACTAGGCACACCTTTATTACCTTGATGCTGGCTGAAGGTCTAACAGTTACTACAGTAGCCAAGTTGGTAGGGAACAGCCCAGAGATGATCCTTAAGCACTATGCAGGGAACACAGTACCCCTAGAGTTACCTAATATTTAGCCTTTGATGTAGCACTGTTGGTAATAAAGCAAAGCCCTGGAAAGATAGCCAAGGGCTTTTCTTTTGTGTAAGTAATCAAATGTTTCAGGTTCATGGTGTTCTAGTTCTAGCTCTAGTCTCTCAATAAGGCTGATTATGGTTTCCTCAGTGACCATCGGTAATCTCTATAAATCTTAGTTGACATATTAGAAGTATACAAATGAACACAAAGAAGTTTCTATGAGGCGATATACCGCACATCAGAACATTCGGCTATCCCAAGAGGACAAGGAGAAACTATTAGCACTCTGTAAGTCTAGAGGGTTAAAGCCAGCCGAACTAATCAGACAACTAATAGACAACCTAGTAAACAGATAAGGTATTTATGACTAAACAATCCAACTATGGCTACAAGGCTCAAGGTTATATGACCAATGCTGATGATATTGAAACTGCTAGACAGCGAGTAGCCGACCATGACAAACAGGTAGCAGAAACAGCCCGAAAGGTAGCTGAGGAGTTAGCCTTTGAGCGCAAGAGTAAGCAAAAGGTCTTAGAGTTACTACATCAGTTCATCAAAGCCAAGATTAAAATCGGTAATCTGACTGCTGATGATGTGGCTAATGTCTACAGTAGATTTAACCTAAGCTATAACCCAGAAATCTTAGAGCTAATCTATGTGCGATGGGCTGTCATGCTGCTTAGTCATCCTCAATATGGAGTCGAGCTAGCTGGGCATCGAGTAGGTAATGGCGGTTTAATCTGGCGCGGTAAGAGCTACAAGACATCTACAGACCTATATATTGATATCCAAAAACTGCTAGGTAATGACCCCCTAGACTCTCAAGTATGGTTTGATTACTGCCTACAGTCCATATTTGATGATGGTACTTTCTTACCTGCTGAGATTGAGTTAGATAGATTCTCAAGCTTTATGTACCAGCTTAAGGAGTTAGTAAAGCTAGAGGCTAACCCTATTGATATCCCTGATAAATCAGAGTTAACAGCTAGCGATATGTTCTTCATTGCCAGTCTGTTTAATGTAGTCTAAGACACACAAGGTTAAGTCAATAAACCCTAGTAACCCTAGCAACAAACTAGGGTTTTATTTATGGGGTAATAAGGATTTGACTATATCTAGATATGTCCTGACAAAGTAATGACAGATAGGAGGTCATTTATGAAAACAGAAAAACTAGAAATCAGAATAGACCCTAATACTAAGCAATGGTTAACCCAGTTAAGTGTTGAGACTGGGCAACCTGTATCAGCAGTGGTTAGGGATGCCCTTAGCTTTTTACAGATGGATAGGGGAACTAGAGCAGCCTATTTGATGATTCTGGAAAGTCTAGTAGGACTTAGCCCTACTGACACCCTAAACACTCTTGGCGCGATTATAGAAACCATTAAGGAGATTAAAACCAATGGCACAGACAAAGCCCTGTGTAGTCAGTAATCTACCAGATGATATTAAGTCTAAGGTAACTGAACAGCTAGCTAAGGGTATCCCAGCACCATCAATAAGCCGATGGCTGGCTAGCCAGGGTCACAAGGTTACACCCAGGCAGCTATATAACTTCAAGGATAAGACAGTACCCACAGTAGCCCCTAGAGAATCAGGCGATCCAGTTTATGAGGAAGATGCTACTGATTCAGTGATGTTTAAGCGGTTACTTAAGACCTCTTTAGATGCGGTCGAGAATCTTAGGGATACCTACAGGTTAACAGGAGATTTAAGAACCGCTAGGGTACTCAGAGAGATGTTAGAGACTGCCTCTGGGATTCTTAAGTACCGCCTACAGTATGACCAACCTGACCCTGTGGTTAATGTTCAGCTTCAGATAGCCAGTCTAGAGGCAGAGCTAGCCCTAGCGGAAGATAGCAGAGATTTCCGCAATCCCGATATAAATACCGGAGATTCTTATGAGTAACCAAATGTACCGAGTGTTCTATTCAGTCCTACCATCTAACCCAGATTACCCAGGTAGGTTACAGGCTTATCTAACCAACCCTAGTAGGGTATATAACCATTACCTAACACCTGATAACCACATACCAGACCAAGATTTCCCAGACCTCACAGAAGGTCAGGCTGAGTATATATGCCTAGTCCTAGATAAAGGATGGGATAATCCTACATTCAAATCCTTTGAGACTAAAGAGGAAGCCTTGTTTTTCATAGAGTGCCTTGAATCTCCAAGCTACATACCAGCAATCAGAGAATATTCAAATGAACCCATCGAGATTGATGAGGCTCTATATGAGGATATATGGAAAGCTTTTTATGATTAGTAAGAAAAAAGTAAGAAACAGACTAACCCATAAGTAAGAAACCTAAGCCCAGTAAGGATTACAGAAGCCAGAACTAAGCAAACAACTTGCTGAGTCGAGCCTTTTCTTACCACCTAAGTACAAATGCAAAGCCCTTGAGTAGTTCGCAGCTACCCAAGGGACTATCAAACAAACTTCAAAGATTCTGATGATTATTATAACACATATTGCGCTCAATGGCGCAAGTAGAGACTCTGATTACTTCAGAGACTCATTTAGCGATCGCCTAGCCTGCGGTAACTCATGGGAATACAGCCTAACTGAGTACCTGAAAACTCAAGGGTTAGACAAGGTATACCAGCCAGATCAGTACATGACCTATCGGGCGCACTATTGGAACTATAAGCCTGACCCTGAGAACTGGAGAACTCGCAGTCAGTCTAAGCTAGCCCAAAGCCTCTATGCACAGTTCCAAAGGGACATCCGAGTTATCCACAATGGTAAAGGATATAACTTAGAGGTTAAGTCAGGGGCTAATATCTTCCAGAAGAATAACATACTAGTCGGTGGTATAGCAACCAGATGGGACAGATATAAGTTCCCTGTTCACTTCATAGTCGCCATTGATAGAACCACAGGAGAAGCCAGGGTCACTGAGGCGGATAGGCTGACCAGAGAGACTAGCTGGCTTAGGGTTAAGTCCCAAGAGTTATCCTATGGAGTCCCCAGGCACTTATTTAAACCCTTGGATAGCTGGCTGGATTTCATTAAGGCTTCTTAGCCACTTAGTAGCCCTATGTAGCTACTTGACTAAATAAGTACACAAATGAACACAGGGTATTTAGATCACCCTGGCAGCTATGAAGTACAAAGTATCTAAACTATCCGGCAAGGTAATCAGACTAAGAAAACTCAATGCAAATAACAGACCTAAGCAGAAACCAGTTACTCAGGCTAGCTCAAGTCCTACTAGAGAAGCTGGACAAGTATAAGGAACTCTATGGAGAACTTGAAGAGGATGAAGACTATGAAGACTGAAGTAACCCTGAAACTTGATAATGAGTTACTAGTAGCCCTAGAGGCTGAGGCTATCCGCCTGGGGATTACTATGGAGGCATTGATTAACCAAGGGCTGACTAAGGAACTGTTGCCAGCGATCGCAATCTGGCAATCTGGTAAGGCTGACTGGGCAGTTAGAGACTACCTAGAGATTAAATAACACCTTAGACCCTCTAGGTTAACCCTAAGAGGGTTTATTAGTTTCTAAGGGTAGGTGTAGAGGGTTATGTGATCTAGTAGGTATTCAGCTATCCTAGTGATATGAGAGAACATCTGATAGATATAGCAGTAAAAGCATATAAAGACATCCACAGTGATCCTAGAACACCTGGGCAGAACTAAGAAGACTAAGTGACTGCAACAATACACAGTGGAATATGTGTGTAGTAAGATACTAGTATTACTTAATGTATCTTTATGAAACTCATCAGAGTACCTAGACCAATAATAGTTCTCCTCATCTCCGCAGCAGTAGCTCTCGGCTTGGTTCAAATCACTACAGGCGAGTCTTTAGGATGCCACATAGACCCTAATAACTCATTTGGCTGGTGTCCAGAGGATTATGACTAAACCAGGGGACTTGTCTAAACTTCAGAGCTACTAATCTATCACTCTCTTATCTTTAGTATGGTATCTGATACCAAGGGCAACCTTAAAGCCTCAGAATCAGCCGACTATTCTAAAACTTTATTCCCATCACTCCCATGTAGATAGTATCATACCAGATACCATTATTATAGTATCAGAAGTATTAGTACCCTATTAATCCCCACAGTAGACCTATTACAACCCTTGTAAATACCTTAAACTTCCCTAATAATATTTTATCTCTCTCATACTAATGGTATCATACCAGATACCATAGTAGTATCAAGAAAAATCCCAGTATCACCTGGGATTACAAGAGAGATAGTATAGATATTTATGCTTACAGGGATAACTTAGATTCTATTCTGTCTAGTCTATCTAGTATCGATAGTTGGATAGCTGGATAGCCTTCTAATGATTGCCTAATGGCTTCAATGATTAACTGTTGCTGAGACTTCCCAGTAATAGCCTTAGCCGATTCTAGTAAGGCTTTTACATCTTCAGGTAGTCTTAGTAGGGTCTTATGTGTTTTCATATCTGCTTAACTATATTACTGTATATCATTATAACATGATACTACTATTTTGTCACAATATGGTATCTGGTATGATACCAAGAACAAGAGAGAGATAGGAAATAAGTTCTAGGATTTAGGTGATTTAAGCATCAAGCATAAGCTATCATTATACATTAATGGCTTTATATAATATATTTAAAATCAAATCCCTATGATGGTATCAGATACCATACCAACTTGATGAGAGGGATAAAATACAAGCCTAAGCAGTATAAGGGTTTCACAGTTACCCATAGGGCTACTCAAAAAATGACAAAATATAGATATTATGGTATCATGGTATCACACCAATCAAGAGAGAGGGATAGGAAACAAACTTATGGCTAAAGTTAAAACCAATGATATGACCCTAAGACTGCCTGAAGAGCTAGATCAGCAGATTAAGGCAGCTAGTCAGGTATCAGGTATCAGTAAACACCAGTTCATTATTAATGCTATTAAGGACACTTTAGCGGGTCAAGTCTACCAATCCCTAGAGGTAGCACAACAAGTTAAAGAACAGCTAGAAGGCGATCGCCCAATCACTGATGTAGCAATAGACATCAAAAATGCCCTAGATATGTTACAGGCACAGATACACAACCTTAAGGAAGAGAATAAGCTAATCAGAGAAGAGATAGCTAAGAAAAATGATGAGCCTGAGTACCACTTTAAGCCAGGATTTGAGGTAACTAAGCAATCTACAAAGCTTTTCAGTCTACTAATGACTAGTAGATTTCATACCCAGGAATGGGCTAGAGATGGTATCAAGCGGAATACAGAAACTCTCAGATACCACTATGACTTAGATATCATCACCAGAGAAACCAGAACTAAGTCAGGTAGGATTGCTTTCAAGGTAGTCGCAGCAGACCTAGAAGAGTTACAGGTTAGCCCAGATGGTCACTTTATCAGCCCCTTGGGTAGCTTTGGTTATGACCCAGAACAATGGGCTAAGGAAGAGGAAGAGGTTAAGAACCTATCAGGTAATAGAGACCCCTACAAATACTTTCCAGGAGAGGATGAGGAAGTAGTAAGTTTCAATCATCTGGAAACCTTCACCAATCAGTACCTACATGAGAGATTTAATATCAGCTATAAAGAGTTAATCAATAGACACTTCTTAGATATCTGTATTGATGGGGTATGGACTAGTTTCGGTAAGGACTATAAAGATGAATGGCACAAGAGTAGCTATGTAAGAACTATCAACTATGATGCAAAAGCAATAGAAGTGCAGATTGAGCAACTAGAGAAAAAGATCAGATCATCTGAGGATGTAGAGGAAAGAAAGAGTTTACACAGCCAACAGCAAGAGTTAAAGCAAAAGCTACAGGACTTGTACCATGAACCAGCAAGATTGGGCTAACCAGCCAAGCCCATTCAAAGGGCAATACCTACCCACCTACAGCCCTATTGCCCGATGGGTTATGCCTATAGACTCCAAAGGGCTACAAGACACCTACTACTACAACCTAGAAGGGCAGCTTGTTAAGGAAGTATTCAACCAATCAGGTAAAAGGGTAGACCTAAAGATTCTCAAGACTAACCTATTCACACTTTATTGATATTAGGGATTACATTATGATTACCCCAGTATGGTCTGGGGTTATT contains:
- a CDS encoding glycoside hydrolase family 43 protein, which codes for MEYTNPIYQGYFADPFVWQHEGVYYAIGTGAAEAEGTKQSRVFPLLRSFDFVNWHFVDHALLRPDSALGNNYWAPEVAYNNGIFYLYYSVGHEDKNHQLRVATSETPLGSYQDIGEGLTDLNTCPFAIDPHPFCDDDGQWYLFYARDFLDTEGGVRVGTALFVDRLQTMTKLAGEGKVVLRARSDWQRFLAKRLMYGEIYDWHTLEGPCVRKHEGKYYCFYSGGRWETEDYGVDYGVADHVMGSYSDAGNETGPRVLKSVPNFVRGPGHNSIVLGPDAQTEYVVYHAWTQNMDKRQICLDKLSWTPKGPRCQGPTWTPQTITNS
- a CDS encoding phytanoyl-CoA dioxygenase family protein → MVQSIGGIAKYSATDLDRFAQELNQDGICVIRNLFEQKLIDEWLEAFEKLFHDRQNQPGGLAPRETSRYYLTLPWVYPFANELVFANPVIMGILERVFYQEYVMVQLGVDVPFQGSDYQEIHRDFRPLFSDGLSPAVGDRIVTPLYALAVNFPLVEVTPDNGPFQMARGTHLLPREEGLQKIATGEIPMESFYMQPGDVMVRSPLALHRGSPNRTNQPRPMVVMGYAMHWLHTPKVDLTLPRDYYDSLPAELRQMLRCEVVEQLSKEKVETYINFKY
- a CDS encoding signal peptidase I, with the translated sequence MQPNVIFGNAVSEGANRWGWFMGHFITPDDDPRSTTALEIKWGVHQAGESRTEWAVNNQAATLSILINGKFCLQFEDREITLSREGDYVLWCEGVPHCWTAQSDCTIVTVRWPSVPNDSVGVRLK
- the galK gene encoding galactokinase produces the protein MTFPQIFHQIPQTQASASGRVNLLGEHTDYNDGFVLPTAIPQQTTVQLGLSDEGEHQFYSENLQERVSILDSHHTPSGFASYIFGCIEVLKQAGYTIPSLNMYVQSSVPMGAGLSSSAALEVATLRAIRQLLDLPIDDVEIARLAQQAEIHYAGVQCGIMDQMASSLADTEHILFLDTRTLERRVLPFPEGTTILVIDSGVPRTLATSGYNQRRAECQEAAHLLGVKALRDITEVQVTEKLPEPLNRRARHVVTEDNRVLEVLQGVTPERFGELMNASHASLRDDYEVSVPALDTLVEILQKTPGVFGARLTGAGFGGACVALVALGQEKNIASQVLKQYNNAGYAGQILVPNFEVHNAA
- a CDS encoding Xaa-Pro peptidase family protein, whose product is MSEEVSTKLRFIRETISQTEVGGVRLRGTDWFAWATAGASNTVLLTAETGVAELLVTGQDAWVLTDEIEAQRLKDEELPSNFKLYINPWADATAREAFVREATDGGKVISDVCDNAKRVRPLSPLEQPIPKSLQQHKWVLLPTELDRYRHVGQQASAAMTEVLQAAQPTWTEYQLAGAGAEALWSRGLHPALTLVAGERRLPLYRHATPTAEKIGRQAMLVFCARGYGLYANLTRFVCFGSLTDDETELHRHVCEIEAKALSASLPGMTLDAVYYALAQAYEQHGFPHAIREHHQGGTTGYLAREIVANPTTTDFLTENMAIAWNPSLTGAKVEDTFVILKDGKLENLTFDPNFPSVEVEGRLRPVPLEK
- the xerC gene encoding tyrosine recombinase XerC; protein product: MNTAKKPRGSVGVEEYRGKLRLRLPRVVTQAGQNRYLNTGLDANEINRRRVAAVASWIEEEILTGNLDPTLDRYSEKLETYRQPQLTLVKPKTPQTDLMELWDRYCEFMKPQLASTTYLKDYVRKYRNHIKSLPTKDITQAIAIRDYLLTELSPNAAKRVLTYLSACCKWAVGSGLLKDNPFVGMSEDIKLPRHDRDAIDPFSRDEMNTIIKAFEDTRTHYAPFVKFLFWTGCRTGEAIALQWKHINPECTQITFAESYDSQLDIRKTTKTGKTRKFPCSSQVRELLLNIRPSDPDLESLVFTSPTGGIINNTRFSNQVWKGGKMGNKNYRGVIQQLMNEGKINRYRCLYNTRHTFITLMLAEGLTVTTVAKLVGNSPEMILKHYAGNTVPLELPNI
- a CDS encoding ribbon-helix-helix protein, CopG family; this translates as MRRYTAHQNIRLSQEDKEKLLALCKSRGLKPAELIRQLIDNLVNR
- a CDS encoding CopG family ribbon-helix-helix protein; amino-acid sequence: MAKVKTNDMTLRLPEELDQQIKAASQVSGISKHQFIINAIKDTLAGQVYQSLEVAQQVKEQLEGDRPITDVAIDIKNALDMLQAQIHNLKEENKLIREEIAKKNDEPEYHFKPGFEVTKQSTKLFSLLMTSRFHTQEWARDGIKRNTETLRYHYDLDIITRETRTKSGRIAFKVVAADLEELQVSPDGHFISPLGSFGYDPEQWAKEEEEVKNLSGNRDPYKYFPGEDEEVVSFNHLETFTNQYLHERFNISYKELINRHFLDICIDGVWTSFGKDYKDEWHKSSYVRTINYDAKAIEVQIEQLEKKIRSSEDVEERKSLHSQQQELKQKLQDLYHEPARLG